Proteins from one Salvelinus sp. IW2-2015 linkage group LG9, ASM291031v2, whole genome shotgun sequence genomic window:
- the tmem229b gene encoding transmembrane protein 229b, whose amino-acid sequence MAIPAPPPVPLTVLSRWYLYAIHGYFCEVMFTAAWEFVVNRNWKFPGVTSVWALLIYGTCILIVEHMYLALRALRCPVLLRCLIYTLWTYIWEFGTGLLLTQFDACPWDYSHFQYNFMGLITAEYALPWFCASFMTERLVIRNTLRLRMDRDRVEGDQSDAGGGGGRKAWGEQRGANCYLKLD is encoded by the coding sequence ATGGCAATCCCGGCACCCCCACCAGTGCCTCTGACGGTCCTGTCTCGCTGGTACCTGTACGCCATCCACGGCTACTTCTGCGAGGTCATGTTCACCGCCGCCTGGGAGTTCGTGGTCAACCGCAACTGGAAGTTTCCTGGTGTGACCAGTGTGTGGGCTCTGCTAATCTACGGGACCTGCATCCTCATCGTGGAGCACATGTACCTGGCCCTCCGAGCTCTCCGCTGCCCCGTGCTGCTGCGATGCCTCATCTATACCCTATGGACGTACATCTGGGAGTTCGGTACAGGGCTGTTGTTGACCCAGTTCGACGCCTGTCCCTGGGATTATTCCCATTTTCAGTATAACTTTATGGGGTTGATCACAGCGGAGTACGCCCTGCCCTGGTTTTGTGCATCTTTCATGACGGAGCGACTGGTTATACGCAACACGCTGCGGTTACGGATGGACAGGGACAGGGTGGAAGGGGACCAGTCGGATGCAggcgggggaggagggaggaaagcgTGGGGCGAACAAAGAGGAGCCAATTGCTATCTTAAATTGGACTGA